From one Shewanella sp. GD04112 genomic stretch:
- the uvrA gene encoding excinuclease ABC subunit UvrA: MDKIEIRGARTHNLKNINLTIPRDKLIVITGLSGSGKSSLAFDTLYAEGQRRYVESLSAYARQFLSLMEKPDVDHIEGLSPAISIEQKSTSHNPRSTVGTITEIYDYLRLLFARVGEPRCPTHGQPLAAQTVSQMVDKVLEMPEDSRLMLLAPVVNGRKGEHVKLLEGLSAQGYIRARIDGEVCDLTDPPALDLHVKHTIEVVVDRFKVRSDIQQRLAESFETALELSGGIAVVASMDESTTEELIFSANFACPHCGYSMAELEPRIFSFNNPAGACPTCDGLGVQQFFDPDRVITNPELSLAGGAIRGWDRRNFYYFQMLSSLADHYKFDVEVPFEQLSDKVRKIVLYGSGKDSIAFKYINDRGDVVVRNHPFEGILNNMDRRYRETESNAVREELAKFINTQACQSCGGSRLREEARNVFIGDLNLPKLTVWSIGEALEYFDKLEFSGQKAQIAEKVLKEVRDRLGFLVNVGLNYLSLSRSAETLSGGEAQRIRLASQIGAGLVGVMYVLDEPSIGLHQRDNERLLQTLIHLRDLGNTVIVVEHDEDAIRIADHIIDIGPGAGVHGGEVICDGPIEKIVACDESVTGQYISGKRNIHISTPRTPYDPKQVIELYGARGNNLRNVDLTVPVGLFTCVTGVSGSGKSTLINDTFFRISHKQLNGATVDEPAPYDRIVGMEQCDKVVDIDQSPIGRTPRSNPATYTGIFTPIREIFAATQESRTRGYQVGRFSFNVKGGRCEACQGDGLIKVEMHFLPDVYVPCDACKGKRYNRETLEVRYKGKNIHEVLQMTVEDAREFFDAVPAIARKLQTLMDVGLSYVRLGQSATTLSGGEAQRVKLAKELSKRDTGKTLYILDEPTTGLHFADIQLLLDVLHRLKSHGNTIVVIEHNLDVIKTADWIIDLGPEGGGGGGTILATGTPEDVAQHPTSHTARFLKPLLERDAKLAKQS, encoded by the coding sequence ATGGATAAGATTGAAATACGCGGCGCACGGACCCACAATCTCAAAAATATCAACCTGACTATCCCAAGGGATAAGTTAATCGTTATCACAGGGTTATCGGGTTCAGGCAAATCTTCCCTAGCATTTGATACCTTATATGCCGAAGGCCAACGACGTTACGTTGAGTCTCTTTCTGCCTATGCCCGCCAATTCTTAAGCTTGATGGAAAAGCCCGATGTCGACCATATCGAAGGCTTGAGCCCGGCGATTTCCATCGAACAAAAATCGACGTCCCATAACCCGCGCTCCACCGTCGGGACTATTACCGAAATTTACGACTATCTGCGTCTGTTGTTTGCCCGTGTGGGCGAACCGCGCTGCCCTACTCACGGCCAACCGCTTGCGGCGCAAACCGTGAGTCAGATGGTCGATAAAGTGTTAGAAATGCCCGAAGACAGCCGCTTGATGCTGCTGGCGCCCGTGGTCAACGGTCGTAAGGGTGAGCACGTTAAACTACTCGAAGGTTTATCGGCGCAGGGCTATATCCGCGCCCGAATCGACGGTGAAGTCTGCGACTTAACCGATCCACCAGCACTCGATTTACACGTTAAGCACACCATCGAAGTGGTGGTCGACCGCTTTAAAGTCCGCAGCGATATCCAGCAACGTCTCGCCGAATCCTTTGAAACCGCGCTCGAACTCTCCGGCGGAATTGCCGTGGTCGCCAGCATGGATGAAAGCACCACAGAAGAATTAATCTTCTCAGCAAATTTTGCCTGTCCGCACTGCGGTTATTCGATGGCCGAACTTGAGCCACGGATTTTCTCCTTTAACAATCCGGCGGGCGCTTGCCCAACCTGTGATGGTTTAGGGGTACAACAATTTTTCGACCCAGACAGAGTGATCACTAATCCTGAGTTATCCCTTGCGGGCGGCGCGATTCGTGGTTGGGATAGACGTAACTTCTATTACTTCCAGATGCTGAGTTCACTCGCCGACCACTATAAGTTCGATGTCGAAGTTCCCTTCGAACAGCTGTCGGATAAGGTAAGAAAAATCGTCCTCTACGGCTCAGGCAAAGACAGCATCGCCTTCAAATACATCAACGACCGTGGCGATGTGGTGGTGCGTAATCACCCCTTCGAAGGCATCCTAAATAATATGGACCGTCGCTACCGCGAGACCGAAAGCAACGCGGTACGCGAAGAATTAGCCAAGTTTATCAACACTCAAGCCTGCCAAAGCTGTGGCGGCTCGCGCCTGCGTGAAGAAGCCCGTAACGTGTTTATTGGCGATCTTAACCTGCCCAAACTCACTGTTTGGTCGATAGGTGAAGCCCTCGAATACTTCGACAAACTCGAGTTCAGCGGCCAAAAGGCACAGATCGCCGAGAAAGTACTGAAGGAAGTGCGCGATCGCTTAGGCTTCCTCGTTAACGTCGGCCTCAACTATTTAAGTCTGTCGCGTTCGGCCGAAACTCTATCAGGCGGTGAAGCGCAGCGTATTCGTCTCGCCAGCCAAATCGGCGCAGGACTCGTTGGTGTGATGTACGTGCTCGACGAGCCATCTATCGGCTTGCACCAACGGGATAACGAGCGGTTATTGCAGACCTTAATCCACTTGCGGGATTTAGGTAATACAGTGATTGTGGTGGAGCATGATGAAGATGCGATTCGTATTGCGGATCATATTATCGATATCGGCCCTGGCGCTGGTGTACACGGCGGCGAAGTGATTTGCGACGGTCCGATTGAGAAAATTGTCGCCTGCGACGAGTCCGTCACAGGTCAATATATTTCGGGCAAACGCAATATCCATATTAGCACCCCACGTACGCCTTACGATCCCAAACAAGTGATTGAGCTTTATGGCGCCCGTGGCAACAACCTACGCAACGTCGACTTAACGGTTCCGGTAGGCCTATTCACCTGCGTTACTGGAGTATCGGGTTCAGGCAAATCGACGCTGATTAACGATACCTTCTTTAGAATTTCCCATAAGCAACTCAACGGTGCCACAGTCGATGAGCCAGCACCTTACGATCGTATTGTCGGCATGGAGCAATGCGATAAAGTGGTCGATATCGACCAAAGCCCAATTGGCCGTACTCCGCGCTCTAACCCCGCCACTTATACTGGCATCTTTACGCCTATTCGGGAGATTTTTGCCGCAACGCAGGAATCCCGTACCCGTGGTTATCAGGTGGGCCGTTTCTCCTTTAACGTGAAAGGCGGTCGCTGTGAGGCCTGTCAGGGCGATGGCTTAATTAAGGTCGAAATGCACTTCCTGCCCGATGTGTATGTGCCTTGCGATGCCTGTAAGGGTAAACGCTATAACCGCGAAACCTTAGAGGTGCGCTATAAAGGTAAGAACATCCACGAAGTGCTGCAAATGACAGTGGAAGATGCGCGGGAGTTTTTCGATGCCGTGCCAGCCATTGCCCGTAAACTGCAAACCCTGATGGATGTTGGTTTGTCCTACGTACGTTTAGGCCAGAGCGCGACCACACTGTCGGGCGGTGAAGCCCAGCGGGTGAAACTCGCGAAGGAACTCTCTAAGCGCGATACGGGTAAGACCTTGTATATTCTGGATGAACCGACAACGGGTCTGCACTTTGCTGATATCCAATTGCTGCTCGATGTACTGCATCGCCTCAAATCCCACGGTAATACTATCGTGGTGATTGAGCATAACTTGGATGTGATTAAAACCGCAGACTGGATTATCGACTTAGGTCCAGAAGGCGGCGGTGGCGGCGGTACTATCCTAGCAACTGGTACGCCAGAAGACGTGGCGCAGCATCCGACATCCCATACCGCGCGCTTCTTAAAGCCGCTACTGGAGCGGGATGCTAAGCTAGCCAAGCAGTCATAA
- a CDS encoding M28 family peptidase: MGNLAHPVIAITRPQSHRIGLSLLRLFILSLCLSLAACSNQPAEYTCSPEAIRLNWAEPEALKQTVATLSAAELMGRKTQTQGAAKTRDYLHSQYQQLGLTPWGETFEVPFEYATLFSQETGSNMVALIPARQSTHRWRIVVAHYDHLGMSGSKIYHGADDNASGVAALLALAAHWQAQLSAAPNSLPNINLMFVATDAEEPGLFGSTALVEQLKQRMPEAQFELMLNLDMIGHPSRPYAIYLEGSRNFYQFPQFRPMLNASNRLCIKLSHPKPVGRSIQSTDWLRASDHYPFHKAKIPWLYFGVPTHPQYHTPEDTPDTLDYVFLAAVTESAFEILRLNGDFLKN; encoded by the coding sequence ATGGGCAATTTGGCGCACCCAGTCATAGCAATCACTCGCCCCCAGTCTCACCGTATAGGCTTGAGCTTATTGCGCTTGTTTATCCTTAGCTTATGTTTAAGCCTTGCCGCCTGTTCCAATCAACCCGCCGAATACACTTGCTCACCTGAGGCAATTCGATTGAATTGGGCCGAACCAGAAGCTCTTAAGCAAACAGTAGCAACACTCAGCGCCGCAGAATTAATGGGGCGTAAAACCCAAACGCAAGGCGCCGCCAAGACACGCGACTATCTGCACAGCCAGTATCAACAACTTGGGCTTACTCCTTGGGGAGAAACTTTCGAGGTTCCCTTCGAATATGCCACGCTTTTTAGCCAAGAGACGGGAAGCAATATGGTGGCGTTAATCCCCGCACGCCAATCCACTCATCGATGGCGCATTGTGGTGGCTCACTACGATCATCTCGGCATGAGTGGCAGCAAGATTTACCACGGCGCCGATGATAACGCCTCAGGTGTTGCCGCCCTGTTGGCTCTCGCCGCCCACTGGCAAGCGCAGCTAAGCGCCGCCCCCAATTCGCTGCCCAACATTAACTTAATGTTTGTCGCGACCGATGCCGAAGAGCCAGGGCTGTTTGGCAGTACGGCCCTCGTTGAGCAACTCAAGCAGCGCATGCCCGAGGCGCAATTTGAACTGATGCTCAATCTCGATATGATTGGCCACCCGAGCCGCCCCTACGCCATTTACCTCGAGGGTAGCCGCAACTTCTATCAATTTCCGCAATTTAGGCCGATGCTAAACGCGAGTAATCGCCTCTGCATTAAGTTAAGCCATCCCAAACCCGTGGGACGAAGCATCCAGAGCACAGATTGGCTCAGAGCCTCGGATCATTATCCTTTCCATAAAGCTAAGATCCCTTGGCTCTATTTTGGCGTCCCGACTCATCCGCAATATCACACCCCGGAAGATACCCCCGACACTTTGGATTATGTGTTTCTCGCAGCGGTAACGGAATCCGCCTTCGAAATCCTACGACTCAATGGTGACTTTTTGAAAAATTAA
- a CDS encoding DEAD/DEAH box helicase has translation MSSSERTFRELGLSENLLRALDELGYENPTPIQSASIDPLMAGKDILGQAQTGTGKTGAFALPLLNKVTSQAVPQILVLAPTRELAVQVAEAFSSYAKFMKGFHVLPIYGGQSMHQQLNALKRGPQVIVGTPGRVMDHMRRGTLKLETLQALVLDEADEMLKMGFIDDIEWILEHTPEQRQLALFSATMPEQIKRVANKHLKDATNISIAASHTTVDSIEQRFVQVSQHNKLEALVRVLEVENTEGIIIFVRTRNSCVELAEKLEARGYASSPLHGDMNQQARERAVEQLKSGKLDILIATDVAARGLDVERIGHVVNYDIPYDTEAYVHRIGRTGRAGRTGMAILFVTSREMRMLRTIERATNSRISPMKVPSPETVAERRLSRLGEQLAQTMTQDLDFMREAVAQLCQQLEVDTDLLAAALLHQVQQERPLQLPAIQERTRDERSERGAERGERGERRSRESRPMPASLGSAEALKDNPDLKMCRYVIDVGRDNGVGVGNIVGAIANEANIDSRYIGAIQLYDAVTTVDLPDGMPKEVLQHLKKVRVCGKPLNIREAGDQVFVDSGRGARSDRRPRGDRPMGERKPRSASGDKPFADRKPRSDKPAGERRPRKPREE, from the coding sequence ATGTCATCCAGTGAAAGAACTTTCCGTGAACTCGGCTTGTCCGAGAATTTGTTGCGTGCTCTTGACGAGCTAGGTTACGAAAACCCAACGCCAATCCAATCAGCCAGTATCGACCCATTAATGGCTGGCAAAGATATTTTAGGTCAGGCTCAAACAGGTACAGGTAAAACTGGTGCCTTCGCTCTGCCCCTGCTAAACAAAGTGACCAGCCAAGCTGTTCCACAAATCCTTGTATTAGCACCAACCCGCGAATTAGCGGTGCAAGTTGCTGAAGCTTTCAGCAGCTACGCGAAATTTATGAAAGGTTTCCATGTACTGCCAATCTACGGCGGTCAAAGCATGCACCAGCAATTAAACGCCCTTAAGCGTGGTCCACAGGTTATCGTGGGTACACCGGGCCGTGTTATGGACCATATGCGCCGTGGCACCTTAAAGCTGGAAACCCTGCAAGCCCTGGTTCTCGATGAAGCCGACGAAATGTTAAAAATGGGCTTCATCGACGATATCGAATGGATTCTGGAACACACCCCAGAGCAGCGCCAACTTGCACTGTTCTCGGCCACTATGCCAGAACAAATCAAGCGTGTTGCTAACAAGCATTTAAAAGATGCGACTAACATCAGCATCGCTGCGAGCCACACCACTGTTGACTCTATCGAGCAACGTTTCGTGCAAGTGTCTCAACACAACAAGTTAGAAGCCCTAGTACGCGTACTAGAAGTTGAAAATACTGAAGGTATCATCATCTTCGTTCGTACCCGTAACTCATGCGTTGAATTAGCAGAAAAACTCGAAGCCCGCGGCTACGCATCATCACCACTGCACGGTGATATGAACCAGCAAGCCCGTGAGCGCGCGGTTGAACAGCTGAAAAGCGGTAAGTTAGACATTCTGATCGCGACCGACGTGGCGGCCCGTGGTCTGGACGTTGAGCGTATCGGCCACGTAGTGAACTACGATATTCCTTACGACACTGAAGCTTACGTACACCGTATCGGTCGTACTGGCCGTGCTGGCCGTACAGGTATGGCGATTCTGTTCGTCACCAGCCGTGAAATGCGTATGCTGCGCACCATCGAGCGCGCAACTAACAGCCGTATTTCACCAATGAAAGTGCCAAGCCCAGAGACAGTTGCAGAGCGTCGTCTATCTCGCTTAGGTGAGCAGTTAGCGCAAACCATGACACAAGATCTGGACTTTATGCGCGAAGCCGTTGCCCAGTTATGTCAACAACTGGAAGTGGATACCGATCTGCTGGCCGCAGCCCTGCTGCACCAAGTTCAGCAAGAACGCCCATTGCAATTACCCGCAATTCAAGAACGTACTCGCGATGAGCGCAGTGAACGTGGTGCTGAACGTGGCGAGCGCGGTGAACGTCGTAGCCGTGAATCACGTCCAATGCCAGCAAGCTTAGGCTCTGCAGAAGCATTAAAAGATAACCCAGATCTGAAGATGTGCCGTTATGTTATCGACGTGGGTCGTGACAATGGCGTGGGTGTGGGCAACATCGTTGGCGCTATTGCAAACGAAGCTAACATCGACAGTCGCTACATCGGTGCCATCCAGCTATATGATGCAGTGACTACCGTTGACCTGCCAGACGGCATGCCAAAAGAAGTGCTGCAGCACCTGAAGAAAGTGCGCGTATGTGGCAAGCCACTGAACATCCGTGAAGCTGGCGATCAAGTTTTCGTAGATTCAGGCCGTGGCGCACGTAGCGACCGTCGTCCACGTGGTGACCGTCCAATGGGCGAGCGTAAACCACGTTCAGCCTCTGGTGACAAGCCATTTGCTGATCGCAAACCACGTTCAGACAAGCCTGCCGGCGAGCGTAGACCACGTAAACCACGCGAAGAGTAA